The Desulfatiglans anilini DSM 4660 genome includes a window with the following:
- a CDS encoding flavodoxin family protein: protein MKILVLNGSPRRNGTVASLLKAVTESLSAEHAIEWIDVCNLDMKFCTACMACREKERCILPEDDAHIVGKKIQDADALVIGTPTHWGNMSAPLKLLFDRNVPVFMGESPRGMPEPKQKGKRAVVVTACTTPWPFNFIFPESRGALRAVREVLHYGGYNIVGKITKPGTKKSNEISPLLAGKAHRLGKKLIQR, encoded by the coding sequence GTGAAAATATTGGTGCTGAACGGAAGCCCTCGGCGAAATGGAACGGTCGCTTCACTTCTAAAGGCGGTAACGGAATCCCTATCGGCCGAACATGCTATCGAGTGGATTGATGTATGCAATCTCGACATGAAATTTTGCACAGCCTGCATGGCCTGCCGAGAGAAAGAAAGATGTATTTTGCCTGAAGATGATGCGCACATAGTGGGTAAGAAGATTCAGGATGCTGATGCCTTGGTTATTGGCACGCCGACGCACTGGGGGAATATGTCCGCGCCGCTAAAGCTTCTTTTCGATCGCAATGTGCCGGTATTTATGGGCGAAAGTCCTAGGGGAATGCCAGAACCAAAGCAGAAAGGAAAGCGCGCCGTTGTTGTGACGGCTTGCACGACACCGTGGCCTTTCAATTTCATTTTTCCTGAGAGCAGGGGAGCCCTCCGGGCGGTCAGGGAAGTTTTACACTACGGAGGGTACAACATAGTGGGAAAAATCACAAAACCAGGGACCAAAAAGTCAAATGAGATTTCTCCCTTGTTAGCGGGAAAGGCGCACCGATTGGGAAAAAAACTCATACAGAGATAA
- a CDS encoding IS66 family transposase, which translates to MPRLGLNGLLQWLWVMAGPAAAFFMIHSNRSKEALQALIKDWAGILVSDGYGVYRQWVGLRQTCLAHLIRKAKELSERKDPDIKRFGLWATHELQRLCHMANAPPSVGEWQAFYARLIPLITLHEERKDDTGRFARRLRREIENLWTFLSEQGVDPTNNHAERMLRFAVLWRKSSQGTSSEKGNRWVARALSLRQTCRLQKKTTFPLLVDALRAYFRGQEPDLAWIAQPTL; encoded by the coding sequence TTGCCTCGGTTGGGCCTCAACGGCCTCCTGCAATGGCTGTGGGTCATGGCGGGGCCGGCAGCGGCTTTCTTCATGATCCATTCCAACCGCTCGAAGGAAGCCTTGCAAGCGCTGATCAAGGACTGGGCCGGCATCCTGGTCTCGGACGGATACGGCGTGTACCGCCAATGGGTCGGGCTGCGGCAGACCTGCCTTGCTCATCTGATCCGCAAGGCCAAGGAACTCTCCGAAAGGAAAGACCCGGACATAAAACGCTTCGGTCTCTGGGCGACCCATGAACTCCAACGACTATGTCATATGGCCAATGCGCCCCCCTCCGTCGGAGAGTGGCAGGCCTTTTATGCTCGTTTGATCCCCTTGATCACCCTTCATGAGGAGCGTAAGGATGATACCGGCAGATTTGCACGCCGTCTTCGCAGGGAGATCGAAAACCTTTGGACGTTCCTCTCCGAGCAGGGTGTGGATCCCACGAACAATCATGCTGAGCGGATGCTCCGATTCGCCGTGCTGTGGCGCAAATCCAGCCAGGGTACATCCAGTGAAAAAGGCAATCGCTGGGTGGCGCGTGCCCTCTCACTCAGGCAGACATGCCGTCTGCAGAAAAAAACAACCTTCCCCCTCCTTGTTGATGCCCTGCGCGCCTACTTCCGGGGTCAGGAACCCGACCTCGCCTGGATCGCTCAGCCCACCCTTTAA
- a CDS encoding amidohydrolase: protein MKKLNTLVCIFFVLSFLIVDAACAKSLILHNATFYTMTGSLDVTENMETVSAVYIQGSKIKAVGDDQTILAMRKPGTVVINLEGKTVFPGFIDPHTHLFNGAQPYFDYNTLDRVQAMAVENGITSFGNMYTDQEWLDFILAYADKGRVRNRVFLYLNFNHSCGDVFGNWYEAYAPKEALAHNIWVNGIKIYAERSVCDGFSSRPVFSDDLKENLPEDSLYQNSRLHLSEDELSAVIQRADDLGYQVAIHAMGDLGIETSLLAIASVLEGKPNINRHMILHNSFLRDDMFELYENSDIVALIEPFSRCELNTYLRRGIGDDNIAYYKRWYDLSLRDIHMALDSDWPSYGEQTINPMLKIHAMVTGSNIFTVYSGECDEPIEEQTLEVLQCLKMMTIEAAYALRAEKKIGSIMPGKFADLVVLSQDPMMVDLEDIKNIKVLMTIINGKVEYGEYVNGRLKMYHFCSSKRSCTPSISDSHLRHP from the coding sequence ATGAAAAAGCTCAACACTCTGGTTTGTATTTTCTTTGTCCTTTCTTTCCTTATCGTGGACGCTGCCTGCGCAAAAAGCCTCATTTTGCATAATGCCACTTTCTATACGATGACCGGCAGTTTGGATGTGACCGAAAACATGGAGACGGTCAGTGCCGTTTATATACAAGGCAGCAAAATAAAAGCTGTCGGAGATGATCAGACCATATTGGCAATGCGCAAACCCGGCACGGTGGTCATTAATTTGGAAGGTAAAACAGTTTTCCCGGGGTTTATCGATCCGCACACCCATCTATTCAACGGTGCTCAGCCCTATTTTGATTACAATACCCTTGATCGCGTCCAAGCGATGGCAGTAGAAAACGGTATCACCTCTTTTGGGAACATGTATACCGACCAAGAATGGCTGGATTTCATTTTAGCATACGCCGATAAAGGTCGTGTACGCAATCGTGTATTCCTTTACCTCAATTTCAATCATAGCTGTGGAGATGTTTTCGGAAATTGGTATGAGGCCTATGCTCCCAAGGAAGCGCTTGCGCATAACATCTGGGTCAACGGGATCAAAATTTATGCAGAAAGGTCGGTATGTGATGGTTTTAGTTCACGGCCTGTTTTTTCGGATGATCTGAAGGAGAACTTGCCGGAGGATAGTCTCTATCAAAATAGTCGTCTTCATTTATCTGAAGATGAATTATCAGCCGTTATCCAACGAGCCGATGATTTAGGATACCAAGTTGCCATTCATGCCATGGGAGATCTGGGGATCGAAACCAGTTTGTTGGCCATCGCTTCTGTTCTGGAGGGAAAGCCTAACATTAACCGGCACATGATCCTTCATAACTCCTTTCTCAGAGACGACATGTTCGAGCTGTATGAGAACAGTGACATTGTCGCGCTAATCGAGCCCTTCTCGCGGTGTGAACTGAATACCTACCTCAGAAGAGGGATCGGTGATGATAACATTGCTTATTACAAAAGATGGTATGATCTTTCTCTTAGAGACATCCATATGGCGCTAGACAGCGATTGGCCGTCGTACGGGGAGCAAACCATCAATCCGATGCTCAAAATCCACGCCATGGTTACCGGCAGCAATATTTTCACAGTATACAGCGGTGAATGCGACGAGCCAATCGAGGAACAGACACTAGAGGTTTTGCAGTGCCTGAAGATGATGACTATTGAAGCGGCGTACGCATTGCGAGCGGAAAAAAAGATCGGGAGCATCATGCCAGGAAAATTCGCTGACTTGGTTGTTCTGTCCCAAGACCCTATGATGGTTGATTTGGAAGATATAAAAAATATTAAGGTCCTGATGACTATAATCAATGGAAAAGTCGAATATGGAGAATATGTCAACGGGCGTCTAAAAATGTACCATTTTTGCTCGTCAAAAAGGAGCTGCACGCCGTCAATTTCTGACAGTCATTTACGGCATCCTTAA